The following are encoded in a window of Phaseolus vulgaris cultivar G19833 chromosome 3, P. vulgaris v2.0, whole genome shotgun sequence genomic DNA:
- the LOC137807566 gene encoding zinc finger BED domain-containing protein DAYSLEEPER-like isoform X3: MVTVEEDKVVATPDVKNAPVSTDFQPSNDLVNSENQSDHSVEISEPQPDKDLSNFQAEPNKVLPASEIQASSGNKNGDTLPSAEEPPSSELENVETQPNNLSSNDEGPHNDQHVDSVAPFKNPSESSEAAADDKLVSSEAPVDQKPVSESPSNNQLVNSEALPSNGVVDSGHQTSNDVVVSETQRSNEVVLPEAEQNNEVVLPETDQRDEVVISETQQRDEAVLSETQQGDEAVLSETQQSHEAVLSETQQSHEAVLSETQQSHEAVLSETQQINGAILSETQQSSEAVLSEIQQSKEAVLSEIQQNKEAVLSETQQSNEAVLSENQQSNEAFLSEAQQSNEMITSESQPSNDVIMSDAQPNSEPMVSDSQPSSETVIPERQPSNEIVIHEAQTSNEIVIHEAQTGNDVIMSEASSENETVHSAADPNNQLSHPESLSQNHHFTNLHMIPEDQLPQPEPLPNSDSLPTSEPLPDSHLIDIKPIPHNHLAQYDTLPNSHMHHSEAVANHELAHSEALSHEHMGNSHLLPHYGLQNSETLLDNQLVNSQPHYEIVNASNIPSYEIVNAETPLNSEEPTPETQPSKRRKKKSIVWEHFTIETVSPGCRRACCKQCKQSFAYSTGSKVAGTSHLKRHIAKGTCPALLRSQDHNQFSPYTPRSRGSDAGNASSAPKRRYRSPNTPYIIFDQDRCRHEIARMIIMHDYPLHMVEHPGFVAFVQNLQPQFNMVTFNTVQGDCVATYLMEKQCVMKYFEGLPGRLCLTLDVWTSSQSVGYVFITGHFVDSDWKLQRRILNVVMEPYPNSDSALSHAVSVCISDWNLDGRLFSITCDQTPSEVALGNLRPLLSVKNPLILNGQLLVGNCISRTFSNVANELLSSVHLVVKKIRDSVKYVKTSDSHEEKFLELKQHLQVPSERNLFIDDQTQWNTTYQMLVAASELKEVFSCLDTSDPDYKGAPSMQDWKLIETLCTYLKPLFDAANILTTATHPTIVTFFHEVWKLQLDLSRAVVNEDPFISNLTKPMQQKIDKYWKDCSLVLAIAVVMDPRFKMKLVEFSFTKIYGEDAHVYVKIVDDGIHELFHEYVTLPLPLTPAYAEDAGSHVKTEGSPGGTLLSDNGLTDFDVYIMETSSHQTKSELDQYLEESLLPRVPDFDVLGWWKLNKIKYPTLSKMARDILSVPVSSVPPESVFDTKVKEMDQYRSSLRPETVEAIVCAKDWMQYGAAEASHALVKMEF, translated from the exons ATGGTTACTGTTGAAGAAGATAAGGTGGTTGCGACCCCTGATGTGAAAAATGCACCTGTCAGTACTGATTTTCAACCCAGCAATGATCTGGTAAATTCGGAAAATCAGTCTGACCATAGTGTGGAAATTTCCGAGCCTCAGCCTGATAAGGATCTCTCCAATTTCCAGGCAGAGCCTAACAAAGTACTTCCAGCATCTGAAATCCAGGCTTCTAGTGGCAATAAAAATGGAGATACGTTGCCCAGTGCAGAAGAACCTCCTAGCAGTGAGTTGGAGAATGTTGAGACACAACCCAACAACCTATCAAGCAATGATGAGGGCCCACACAACGATCAGCATGTTGATTCTGTAGCACCATTCAAGAATCCATCAGAAAGCTCTGAAGCTGCAGCTGATGATAAGCTTGTTAGTTCTGAAGCTCCCGTTGACCAGAAGCCTGTGTCTGAGTCACCATCAAACAACCAGCTGGTCAATTCTGAGGCACTTCCAAGTAATGGCGTGGTAGATTCTGGACATCAGACCAGTAATGATGTGGTTGTATCTGAAACGCAGCGCAGCAATGAG GTGGTTTTACCTGAAGCAGAGCAAAACAATGAGGTGGTTTTACCTGAAACTGACCAAAGAGATGAGGTGGTTATATCTGAAACCCAGCAAAGAGACGAGGCAGTTTTATCTGAAACCCAGCAAGGCGATGAAGCAGTTTTATCTGAAACCCAGCAAAGCCATGAGGCAGTTTTATCAGAAACACAGCAAAGCCACGAGGCAGTTTTATCAGAAACACAGCAAAGCCACGAGGCGGTTTTATCTGAAACACAGCAAATCAATGGGGCAATTTTATCTGAAACACAGCAAAGCAGTGAGGCAGTTTTATCTGAAATACAGCAAAGCAAAGAGGCAGTTTTATCTGAAATACAGCAAAACAAAGAGGCAGTTTTATCTGAAACACAGCAAAGCAATGAGGCAGTTTTATCTGAAAATCAGCAAAGTAATGAGGCATTTTTATCTGAAGCACAGCAAAGCAATGAGATGATTACTTCTGAATCTCAGCCCAGCAATGATGTAATCATGTCAGATGCACAGCCCAACAGTGAGCCAATGGTATCTGACTCACAGCCCAGCAGTGAGACGGTCATACCTGAGAGACAGCCCAGCAATGAGATTGTCATACACGAGGCACAGACCAGCAATGAGATTGTCATACATGAGGCACAGACCGGCAATGATGTGATAATGTCTGAAGCTTCGTCTGAAAATGAGACGGTACATTCTGCAGCTGATCCCAACAATCAGCTCTCTCATCCTGAATCTCTTTCTCAGAATCATCATTTTACTAATCTACATATGATTCCTGAAGATCAGCTGCCTCAACCTGAACCACTGCCCAATTCTGATTCACTGCCTACTTCTGAACCACTGCCAGACAGTCATCTCATAGACATCAAACCGATACCTCATAATCATCTTGCACAGTATGATACACTGCCCAACAGTCATATGCACCATTCTGAGGCAGTGGCCAACCATGAACTAGCTCACTCTGAGGCATTGTCCCATGAACACATGGGCAATTCTCATTTGTTGCCACACTATGGGCTGCAAAATAGTGAAACACTGCTCGACAATCAGTTAGTCAATTCTCAACCACACTATGAGATAGTCAACGCTAGCAACATACCCAGCTATGAGATAGTCAATGCTGAAACTCCATTGAACAGTGAGGAACCTACTCCGGAAACTCAGCCAAGCAAGAGGAGAAAAAAGAAGTCTATAGTCTGGGAACACTTCACCATAGAAACAGTCAGTCCTGGATGTAGAAGAGCATGCTGCAAGCAATGCAAGCAAAGTTTTGCTTACAGTACTGGTTCAAAGGTTGCTGGTACTAGTCACCTTAAACGCCACATTGCCAAGGGGACATGCCCAGCTCTTTTGCGTAGCCAAGATCATAACCAATTCAGTCCGTATACTCCACGTTCAAGGGGAAGTGATGCTGGCAATGCTAGCAGTGCACCAAAGCGACGTTATAGGTCCCCTAATACTCCTTACATAATTTTTGATCAAGATCGTTGCCGCCATGAGATTGCTAGGATGATCATTATGCATGATTACCCCCTTCACATGGTTGAGCATCCGGGATTTGTTGCATTTGTCCAAAACCTGCAGCCCCAGTTCAATATGGTAACATTTAACACGGTTCAAGGAGATTGTGTTGCAACTTACCTGATGGAAAAGCAGTGTGTTATGAAGTATTTTGAGGGATTACCTGGACGTTTGTGTTTGACACTGGATGTTTGGACCTCAAGCCAATCTGTAGGATATGTGTTTATAACTGGACATTTTGTTGATAGTGATTGGAAGTTGCAGAGGAGAATTCTTAATGTTGTGATGGAACCATATCCTAATTCTGACTCTGCTCTCAGCCATGCTGTATCTGTTTGCATTTCTGATTGGAATTTGGATGGCAGGCTGTTTTCTATCACTTGTGATCAGACTCCAAGTGAAGTTGCCCTTGGGAATCTCAGACCATTACTCTCTGTAAAGAATCCACTTATCCTCAATGGGCAGCTGCTGGTAGGAAATTGCATTTCCCGAACCTTCAGCAATGTTGCAAATGAACTGTTGAGCTCGGTGCATCTTGTCGTAAAAAAGATCAGAGACAGTGTAAAATATGTGAAGACTTCAGATTCACATGAGGAAAAGTTCCTGGAGCTCAAGCAGCATCTTCAGGTCCCCAGTGAAAGGAACCTTTTTATTGATGACCAAACCCAATGGAATACTACATATCAGATGCTGGTGGCAGCTTCTGAACTTAAGGAAGTGTTTTCTTGTTTGGACACTTCTGATCCTGATTACAAGGGTGCCCCATCAATGCAAGATTGGAAGTTGATTGAGACCCTCTGCACGTACTTAAAGCCCCTTTTTGATGCAGCAAACATTCTTACCACAGCAACTCATCCCACTATTGTCACCTTTTTCCATGAAGTTTGGAAGTTGCAGCTGGATCTGTCTCGAGCTGTTGTGAATGAGGATCCTTTCATCAGCAACCTTACGAAACCCATGCAACAAAAAATTGACAAGTACTGGAAAGATTGTAGTCTGGTTTTGGCAATTGCAGTAGTTATGGATCCTCGTTTCAAGATGAAGCTTGTTGAGTTTAGTTTCACAAAAATCTATGGCGAGGATGCCCATGTATATGTCAAGATTGTTGATGATGGGATTCATGAGCTGTTCCACGAGTATGTGACCCTTCCCCTGCCACTGACCCCTGCTTATGCAGAAGATGCTGGAAGCCATGTGAAGACAGAGGGGTCTCCAGGAGGAACTCTGTTGTCAGATAATGGATTAACAGATTTTGATGTCTACATCATGGAAACCAGTAGCCATCAGACGAAGTCTGAACTGGACCAGTATCTGGAAGAATCACTGTTGCCACGTGTTCCGGACTTTGACGTGTTGGGTTGGTGGAAGTTAAACAAAATCAAGTACCCTACTCTTTCCAAAATGGCCCGGGATATATTATCTGTTCCGGTCTCAAGTGTTCCTCCAGAATCTGTCTTTGATACAAAAGTGAAAGAGATGGATCAGTATCGAAGTTCCTTGCGGCCAGAGACAGTGGAGGCCATTGTATGCGCGAAAGATTGGATGCAGTACGGAGCAGCCGAAGCTTCCCACGCGCTCGTGAAAATGGAATTCTAG